A stretch of Fundicoccus culcitae DNA encodes these proteins:
- a CDS encoding nuclease-related domain-containing protein — protein MEKNIELVFLEYKEKRGVLTETNRLNNLQRGYEGEREFVKWYNDYVNSDWLFIEDYWFDYEGVMQTDFILISPKQWLVIDVKNYDCLFEYRNGKCYYNQKPSKKNIFNTMIDRTDCIRSIAESIYYNVKVDPVMVFINPHGKFIYDQLPALQIVTHNDLRDFIKYLPNHTPLQNWQTTKIQNTLNKYRTDYNAKFSRLQPQDFSRLNKGIYCNHCGKFEVERGRYSVKCKHCHTSESLEATICRHGHELNSLFHDNPEFLTTQNVFELMGQEISKRTIKRHLGTNFTLIPKSQLSYYVINS, from the coding sequence ATGGAAAAAAATATCGAATTAGTTTTCTTAGAATATAAAGAGAAACGGGGTGTACTCACTGAAACGAATCGCTTAAACAATTTGCAACGTGGCTATGAAGGGGAAAGGGAGTTTGTCAAATGGTACAATGACTATGTTAATTCGGACTGGTTATTTATCGAAGATTATTGGTTTGATTATGAAGGGGTGATGCAAACGGATTTTATCTTAATTTCCCCCAAACAATGGCTGGTGATTGATGTCAAAAATTACGATTGTTTGTTTGAGTATCGAAATGGCAAATGTTATTACAATCAAAAGCCCAGTAAAAAAAATATATTTAACACCATGATTGATCGCACCGATTGCATCCGTAGCATCGCTGAATCCATCTATTACAATGTCAAAGTCGACCCGGTCATGGTCTTCATTAATCCACACGGCAAATTCATCTACGACCAGCTACCTGCGTTACAAATTGTCACCCACAACGACCTGCGTGACTTCATCAAATACCTACCCAACCACACACCCCTTCAAAACTGGCAAACCACTAAAATCCAAAACACCCTCAATAAATACCGCACCGACTACAACGCCAAATTCTCCCGCCTACAACCCCAAGACTTCAGCCGCTTAAACAAAGGCATCTATTGCAATCATTGTGGGAAATTTGAGGTGGAGAGAGGACGCTACTCAGTAAAATGCAAACATTGCCACACTAGCGAGAGCTTAGAGGCTACTATTTGCCGCCATGGGCACGAACTCAATAGCTTGTTTCATGACAATCCAGAATTTCTAACAACTCAGAACGTATTTGAGTTAATGGGACAAGAAATAAGTAAGCGTACGATAAAGAGACATCTAGGAACGAATTTTACTCTAATTCCAAAAAGCCAATTATCATATTATGTTATTAATTCTTAA
- a CDS encoding alpha-galactosidase: MPIIKSEQQFYLHADNLTMIIEEADGYLFLKYIGRQVKQYHGSNAVILKDHAFSGNPNPHQREFSMDTQRLLIGQHGLGDFRQPSIRIQHTNNETTDFRYESYEITPGVITAQGLPSPYASPEEATTLTLTLRDQVAHLMLKLYYTVYENSATITTFTQLINSSAEDVVVHRLQSVMLDLPTDNYDVITFQGAYAREKTVRRHTIDQGIFIVGSNRGASGHGQTPAGIITHPTTTDDFGEALSIQLMYSGNFEFGCQQNQLNELRVSMGIAADNFMWQLKPQESFDTPVAVLNFSYQGLNKLSQTSHVFIRQHIMPANFANQERPILINNWEATYFDFNRDKLLAIADKASELGIELFVLDDGWFGQRHDDNSSLGDWYVNEAKIQGSLSELIAQIKSRGLKFGIWIEPEMISENSDLYRKHPDWVIQLPNREHTYSRNQLVLNYANPEVVEYMRYLFDGLLMDYDIDYVKWDMNRNMTNIGNGADYTQTMMQSHQYMLGLYDLMAYLTTKHPEVLFESCSGGGGRNDLGMMRYFPQVWASDNTDAVSRLDIQHGSSYLHPVISMGAHVSAVPNHQLNRVTDLKTRGDVAMMGNLGYELDLNDLSQAEQQQVKDQVTRYKTIRSMVQLGQQYRVMHTANETAVQFKYGDQVLLTYVKVLSSHEEMETIVRLKDLEEEALYRVEDSSEVYSGAELMYAGLTMDVAKGDFKSIQILMTKVREDH, translated from the coding sequence ATGCCAATTATAAAAAGTGAGCAACAATTTTACTTACATGCAGACAATCTGACAATGATTATCGAGGAAGCAGATGGCTATTTGTTTCTTAAATACATTGGTCGCCAGGTTAAGCAGTATCATGGATCGAATGCGGTTATCTTAAAAGATCATGCGTTTTCAGGGAATCCCAATCCGCATCAACGCGAGTTTTCGATGGATACGCAAAGGCTGTTGATTGGGCAACATGGCTTAGGTGATTTTCGCCAGCCGAGTATTCGTATTCAGCATACTAATAATGAAACAACGGACTTCCGCTATGAATCTTATGAAATTACGCCCGGTGTCATTACTGCCCAAGGACTCCCTAGTCCATACGCTAGTCCGGAGGAAGCAACGACACTAACTTTGACCTTACGTGATCAAGTCGCTCATTTAATGCTCAAATTGTATTATACGGTTTACGAAAACAGTGCGACCATCACGACATTTACCCAACTAATCAATAGCTCTGCGGAAGACGTGGTGGTGCATCGGCTCCAAAGTGTCATGTTAGATTTACCGACGGATAATTATGATGTGATAACTTTTCAAGGGGCATACGCTCGTGAAAAAACGGTTAGACGACATACTATTGATCAGGGGATATTTATTGTGGGGTCTAATCGAGGGGCTTCAGGGCATGGGCAGACACCAGCGGGGATTATTACGCATCCGACAACGACCGATGATTTTGGCGAGGCGCTATCCATTCAGTTGATGTATAGTGGGAATTTTGAGTTTGGTTGTCAACAGAACCAGCTGAATGAGCTGCGGGTATCGATGGGGATTGCGGCTGATAATTTTATGTGGCAATTAAAGCCACAAGAAAGTTTTGATACGCCCGTTGCCGTGCTTAATTTTAGCTATCAGGGTTTAAACAAGCTGAGTCAAACCAGTCATGTCTTTATTCGCCAACACATAATGCCTGCGAATTTTGCTAACCAAGAAAGACCGATTTTAATTAATAATTGGGAAGCGACTTATTTTGATTTTAACCGGGATAAGTTGCTAGCGATTGCGGATAAGGCGAGTGAGTTAGGGATTGAATTGTTTGTTTTAGATGACGGATGGTTTGGGCAGCGTCACGATGACAATTCCTCATTAGGCGACTGGTATGTGAATGAAGCTAAAATACAAGGGTCTTTGAGTGAGTTAATTGCGCAAATTAAAAGTCGTGGGCTTAAGTTTGGGATTTGGATTGAGCCGGAGATGATTTCAGAAAATAGTGACTTGTACCGTAAACATCCGGACTGGGTCATTCAATTGCCGAACCGCGAACACACCTATTCACGGAATCAACTGGTTTTAAATTATGCGAACCCTGAAGTGGTTGAGTATATGCGATATTTATTTGATGGGTTGTTAATGGATTACGATATTGACTATGTCAAGTGGGATATGAATCGGAATATGACCAACATTGGGAATGGGGCAGATTATACGCAGACCATGATGCAGTCGCACCAATATATGTTAGGTTTGTATGATTTGATGGCCTACTTAACGACTAAGCATCCGGAGGTTTTGTTTGAGAGCTGTTCAGGTGGCGGTGGTCGTAATGATTTAGGTATGATGCGCTATTTCCCACAAGTTTGGGCGAGTGATAATACGGATGCGGTGAGTCGATTGGACATTCAACATGGCAGTAGTTACTTGCATCCAGTGATTTCAATGGGGGCGCATGTTTCGGCAGTGCCTAATCACCAATTGAATCGTGTCACGGATTTGAAAACACGTGGGGATGTTGCTATGATGGGCAATCTTGGCTATGAGTTGGATTTAAATGACTTGTCGCAAGCTGAACAACAGCAAGTGAAAGACCAAGTGACACGCTATAAAACCATTCGATCAATGGTACAATTGGGTCAGCAATACCGCGTGATGCATACGGCCAATGAAACAGCGGTTCAATTTAAATACGGTGATCAAGTTTTATTGACCTATGTCAAAGTGTTGTCGAGCCATGAAGAAATGGAAACTATTGTGAGGTTAAAAGATTTAGAAGAAGAAGCCCTCTATCGGGTGGAAGATAGCAGCGAAGTGTATTCGGGGGCTGAATTAATGTATGCCGGTTTGACGATGGATGTGGCCAAAGGGGACTTTAAATCGATACAAATACTGATGACAAAAGTTAGGGAGGATCATTGA
- a CDS encoding L-talarate/galactarate dehydratase — protein sequence MTNQTDKITQVEVKLLKVPLAKPVSDAKVIMGKQTPLTHVWLTTATIKTEAGYEGYGYVYCKRNGGTAQYALAKEMAPLLIGEDPNDISRLWDKLLWSCISIGNSGVAVQGITPFDIALWDIKAKRANLSVSKLVGQRKDRVPCYNTTGGFLQDSIEEVIEHAHKVLEAGVGGIKIKVGQKDFMQDVKRVKALRKAIGDDVAIMVDANQQWDVSTALKAGRYLDEFNLVWLEEPVKAHDYKGHGRLSRSLETPIATGEMLTSFREGLPYFEERAFDVCQLDMPRIGGLTPFLNVLERCDENDLVLAPHYSMELHLPVTAMYGNDAWVEHFEWFEQVDLFNEKSVLDNGFMVVSDRLGFGLSFNETTVTKLLEDSSVIN from the coding sequence ATGACAAACCAAACTGATAAAATTACTCAAGTTGAAGTCAAATTATTGAAAGTTCCTTTAGCTAAACCGGTTAGTGATGCAAAAGTGATTATGGGAAAACAAACACCTTTAACACATGTATGGCTAACAACTGCAACAATTAAAACTGAAGCTGGATATGAAGGTTATGGTTACGTATATTGCAAACGTAATGGTGGAACGGCTCAATATGCGCTTGCAAAGGAAATGGCCCCTTTATTAATCGGTGAAGACCCTAATGATATTTCACGTTTATGGGATAAATTACTTTGGTCTTGTATTTCAATTGGTAATAGTGGTGTAGCGGTTCAAGGGATTACACCTTTTGACATTGCTTTATGGGATATTAAAGCAAAGAGGGCTAATTTATCTGTATCTAAACTTGTTGGTCAACGGAAAGACCGTGTCCCTTGCTACAATACGACGGGTGGTTTCTTACAAGATAGTATCGAAGAAGTCATTGAACATGCGCATAAAGTTCTCGAAGCTGGTGTTGGTGGCATCAAAATTAAAGTTGGTCAGAAAGACTTTATGCAAGATGTCAAACGTGTTAAAGCACTAAGAAAAGCAATTGGTGATGATGTAGCGATTATGGTTGATGCCAATCAACAATGGGATGTATCAACAGCTCTTAAAGCGGGAAGATACTTAGACGAATTTAACTTAGTTTGGTTAGAGGAACCGGTCAAAGCACATGATTATAAAGGACATGGTCGTTTATCAAGATCTTTAGAAACGCCGATCGCAACGGGCGAAATGTTAACAAGCTTCCGTGAAGGTCTACCATATTTTGAGGAAAGAGCATTTGATGTTTGTCAACTTGATATGCCAAGAATTGGTGGATTGACACCATTCTTAAACGTATTAGAGCGTTGCGATGAAAATGACTTAGTTCTAGCACCACACTATAGCATGGAATTACATTTACCTGTTACTGCCATGTATGGCAATGATGCTTGGGTAGAGCATTTTGAATGGTTTGAACAAGTCGATTTATTTAATGAAAAATCTGTTTTAGATAATGGTTTTATGGTGGTATCTGATCGACTAGGCTTTGGTCTATCATTTAATGAGACTACCGTAACAAAGCTGTTAGAAGATAGTTCTGTAATTAATTAA
- a CDS encoding enolase C-terminal domain-like protein, whose amino-acid sequence MIPKIVKMDVYPVAGYDSMLLNLSGAHGPYFTRNIVILEDDNGNVGCGEVPGGEKITQTLEEVKDLVVGRSVGEYKNIVKEIGERYGALDSGGRGLQTFDLRTTVHVQTAVETPLLDLLGQHLQVPVAALLGDGQVREDVPFLGYLFYVADPNKTDLPYLQNDDNSDDWGKIRRTEMLTPQAIVEQAKAAVKRYGFKDLKLKGGVLEGKEEIEAIKALKAEFPNARITLDPNGAWSLDEAVELCKDMHGTLTYVEDPCGAENGFSGREVMSEFILRTGLPTATNMVATDWRQMRHSIHLNSVTIPLADPHFWTMQGSVRVSQLCHDFGMTWGVHSNNHFDISLAMVAHTGAAAPGEINACDTHYIWQDGQFLTKNPHKIENGAIHIAKDSVGLGITPDIEAIKKANQLYIDNNLGARDDATAMQYLIPGWTFNNKKPSLVRP is encoded by the coding sequence ATGATTCCAAAAATTGTAAAAATGGATGTATATCCAGTAGCTGGTTATGACTCAATGTTATTAAATTTAAGTGGGGCACATGGACCTTACTTTACTCGAAATATCGTCATTTTAGAAGATGATAATGGCAATGTCGGCTGTGGTGAAGTACCAGGTGGCGAAAAAATCACTCAGACTTTAGAAGAGGTTAAAGATTTAGTTGTTGGACGTAGCGTAGGTGAATACAAAAACATTGTTAAAGAAATTGGTGAAAGATACGGAGCATTAGATAGTGGTGGTCGTGGATTACAAACGTTTGATTTAAGAACAACAGTCCATGTTCAAACAGCTGTGGAAACGCCCTTATTAGACTTATTAGGACAACATTTACAAGTTCCAGTGGCTGCTTTATTAGGTGACGGACAAGTCCGTGAAGATGTTCCATTCTTAGGTTATTTATTCTATGTGGCAGATCCAAATAAAACAGATTTACCATATTTACAAAATGATGATAATTCAGACGATTGGGGTAAAATCCGTCGGACAGAAATGTTGACTCCGCAAGCCATTGTTGAACAAGCAAAAGCTGCCGTTAAGCGTTATGGTTTTAAAGATTTAAAACTAAAAGGTGGCGTTCTTGAAGGTAAAGAAGAAATCGAAGCGATTAAAGCTTTAAAAGCTGAATTTCCAAATGCCCGTATTACCTTAGATCCAAACGGGGCATGGTCATTAGATGAAGCCGTTGAATTGTGTAAAGATATGCATGGTACGTTAACGTATGTAGAAGATCCGTGTGGCGCAGAAAATGGTTTTTCAGGTAGAGAAGTTATGTCTGAATTTATTTTAAGAACTGGACTTCCAACAGCAACGAACATGGTTGCTACCGATTGGCGTCAAATGCGTCATTCCATTCACTTAAATAGTGTAACTATTCCATTGGCTGACCCACATTTTTGGACCATGCAAGGTTCTGTAAGAGTTTCCCAACTATGTCATGATTTTGGAATGACTTGGGGTGTTCACTCAAATAACCATTTTGATATTTCGTTAGCGATGGTTGCCCATACGGGTGCCGCAGCTCCTGGAGAAATTAATGCTTGTGATACGCATTATATTTGGCAAGATGGTCAATTTTTAACAAAAAATCCACATAAGATTGAAAATGGAGCCATTCATATTGCGAAAGATTCTGTTGGATTGGGTATTACACCAGATATTGAGGCCATTAAAAAAGCCAATCAACTTTACATTGACAATAATTTAGGTGCACGTGATGATGCGACGGCTATGCAATATTTAATTCCAGGTTGGACATTTAATAATAAGAAACCATCGTTAGTAAGACCATAA
- a CDS encoding enolase C-terminal domain-like protein: protein MANVPKVKDMKVYPVAGHDSPTLTLSGCHAPHFTRNIVVLEDDTGEYGIGEIHGGEHITDQLKRFTQYVIGEPISEYRKVLNKIKNRHRVHVADEGEGLQKLNIANLKYVVQSEAAIECAMLDLLGKHLNQPMASLLGDLGQQRDEVEFLGYLFYSADANKIDLPYEKAPAGDLNVWENLRRTEMMTPEAIVKQASVLHDKYGFTHFKLKGGALDPKIEIDTVKQLKAAFPQGRINIDPNGAWTLEEAIELTKDLGDVLSYVEDPCGPEGSLSSREINAEYKAATGFQLATNMIATNWRQFYHALMLRSVDIVLADPHFWTLSGSIRMAYLLNDFNLTWGSHSNNHFDITLATFVQVAAAAPGHITPVDTHWIWQDGESLLKNPLVIKDGKIKVPDKPGLGVELDFDKLNRAHQLYLDSPFSDRDDTIAMQYLIPGWQYDSKRPTMVR, encoded by the coding sequence ATGGCTAACGTTCCAAAAGTAAAAGATATGAAAGTTTACCCAGTTGCTGGTCATGATAGTCCCACCTTAACGTTAAGTGGCTGTCATGCCCCGCATTTCACTCGTAATATTGTTGTTTTAGAAGACGATACAGGTGAGTATGGGATAGGTGAAATTCATGGTGGCGAGCATATTACTGACCAATTAAAGCGTTTTACGCAATATGTCATTGGCGAGCCAATCAGTGAATATAGAAAAGTATTAAATAAGATTAAAAATAGACACAGAGTTCACGTGGCCGATGAAGGGGAAGGGCTACAAAAATTAAATATCGCCAACTTAAAATATGTGGTGCAATCTGAGGCTGCCATTGAATGTGCTATGCTCGATTTATTGGGGAAGCATCTGAATCAACCAATGGCTTCATTGTTAGGGGATTTAGGTCAGCAACGCGATGAAGTAGAGTTTCTGGGATATTTATTTTACAGTGCAGATGCTAATAAGATAGACTTGCCCTATGAGAAAGCGCCAGCAGGCGATTTGAATGTTTGGGAAAACTTGCGCCGGACTGAAATGATGACTCCGGAAGCAATTGTCAAACAAGCCAGCGTATTACATGACAAATACGGTTTTACACATTTTAAATTAAAAGGTGGAGCATTAGACCCGAAGATTGAAATTGACACCGTGAAACAATTGAAGGCAGCCTTCCCCCAAGGACGCATCAATATTGATCCCAACGGGGCTTGGACGCTTGAAGAAGCGATTGAACTCACTAAAGATTTAGGGGATGTACTCAGTTATGTGGAAGATCCATGTGGACCTGAAGGAAGTTTATCCAGTCGTGAAATTAACGCCGAATATAAAGCGGCCACTGGATTCCAATTAGCGACAAATATGATTGCAACTAACTGGCGTCAATTTTATCATGCCTTAATGCTACGGTCAGTTGATATCGTTCTGGCTGATCCTCATTTCTGGACCTTAAGTGGGAGTATTCGTATGGCTTATTTGTTAAATGATTTCAATTTAACCTGGGGCTCACACTCGAATAATCATTTTGATATTACTTTAGCCACTTTTGTGCAAGTTGCAGCGGCAGCACCAGGTCATATCACCCCTGTCGATACTCACTGGATTTGGCAAGACGGTGAGTCTTTGTTAAAAAATCCATTAGTGATTAAGGATGGGAAAATTAAGGTGCCTGATAAACCTGGTTTAGGGGTTGAATTAGACTTTGATAAGTTAAACCGGGCACATCAATTGTATTTAGATTCGCCGTTTAGTGATCGGGACGATACGATTGCCATGCAATATCTAATCCCAGGATGGCAGTATGATTCAAAACGCCCGACCATGGTGCGGTAA
- a CDS encoding dihydrodipicolinate synthase family protein — protein MIDKESIKGIIVPIISPVDDNEDLDEVRLRKIVNHVIEDGVHGILAFGSNSEFYMFEDEEMFRGIDIILEETAGRVPVYFGIGAIRTRKCIQLAKEAAKRDIAGISVLSPMFIKPTDEALFNHFKAIADAVPDTAMLLYNNPGRCGYNIPKEIIAKLAIEVPNILGIKDSSGDISFLSEIIRLTRETGFRVLSGKDTIIFPSLCMGAVGSVASTANMFGPLVNGIYNEFAAGNFEKARDLQYKLNPIRVSQDAASFPAATKDMANIMGLDVGKSIRPTEGSKGKILEKMEEEMRLAELID, from the coding sequence ATGATTGATAAAGAAAGTATCAAAGGGATTATTGTTCCTATAATTTCGCCAGTCGATGACAATGAAGATTTGGACGAAGTAAGATTAAGAAAAATTGTTAATCATGTTATTGAAGATGGTGTTCATGGAATTCTAGCCTTTGGTAGTAACTCTGAGTTTTATATGTTTGAAGATGAAGAAATGTTTCGTGGGATTGATATAATCTTGGAAGAAACCGCTGGTCGGGTACCTGTCTACTTTGGTATTGGCGCTATTCGTACCCGTAAATGTATACAGTTAGCTAAAGAAGCGGCTAAGAGAGATATTGCAGGTATTTCCGTGTTAAGTCCAATGTTCATAAAACCAACGGATGAAGCTTTGTTTAATCACTTCAAAGCCATCGCGGATGCGGTGCCTGATACAGCTATGTTGTTATACAACAACCCGGGACGTTGTGGTTACAATATTCCTAAAGAAATAATTGCGAAATTGGCTATTGAAGTCCCAAATATTCTTGGAATTAAAGATTCAAGTGGCGATATTTCTTTCTTAAGTGAAATTATTCGTTTAACGCGTGAAACAGGCTTTAGAGTTTTATCGGGTAAAGATACAATCATTTTCCCAAGCTTATGCATGGGAGCAGTCGGTAGTGTGGCTTCGACAGCTAATATGTTTGGTCCCTTAGTTAATGGGATTTACAATGAATTTGCAGCAGGAAACTTTGAAAAAGCACGTGATTTACAATATAAATTAAATCCGATTCGTGTATCACAAGATGCTGCCAGTTTCCCAGCGGCAACCAAAGACATGGCGAACATTATGGGTCTGGATGTTGGTAAATCCATTCGACCAACCGAAGGATCTAAGGGTAAGATTTTAGAAAAAATGGAAGAAGAAATGCGACTAGCTGAACTTATCGATTAG
- a CDS encoding glycerate kinase codes for MEEYKIVLAIDSFKGSGTTFEVEGWVAEGIQRTLKNSNILQIPIADGGEGTVKSLTTALDGTFVTTTVFNSIGEEVEAEYGLLDSETAIIEMAEASGMGLVENNLENVLKGNTYGVGQLIVHAIEKGVKKIYIGLGGSATNDGGMGMAQALGYQFIDKNGNIIDHKQTGASSLKEVAKIDASKRLEALDDVTIMILSDVSNPLVGKNGATAIYGPQKGVPKDRIEEIDSWMKQYADVIDAYTGKQISEIPGSGAAGGLGAGLLAFCHTEIYQGIDKMLEIINFEDTIKDAHLVITGEGSIDDQSIQGKAPIGIAKIAKKLNVPVMAIVGSRENDLTKVYDAGLDLVLSVINRPMTLEEAIENTEDNIITAGETAIRAFLLGKKR; via the coding sequence TTGGAAGAATATAAAATTGTTCTGGCTATTGATTCATTTAAAGGCAGTGGAACAACTTTTGAGGTAGAGGGATGGGTAGCTGAAGGTATTCAACGCACATTAAAAAATTCAAACATTCTCCAAATACCAATTGCTGATGGTGGTGAAGGAACAGTTAAATCATTAACGACTGCACTTGATGGAACGTTTGTTACAACTACTGTGTTTAATTCGATAGGTGAAGAAGTCGAAGCAGAATATGGATTGCTTGATTCTGAAACGGCTATTATCGAAATGGCTGAAGCGAGCGGTATGGGTTTAGTTGAAAATAATTTGGAAAATGTCTTAAAAGGTAACACCTATGGCGTTGGTCAATTAATTGTCCATGCAATCGAAAAAGGTGTTAAAAAGATATATATTGGGCTGGGTGGTAGTGCCACGAATGATGGTGGCATGGGTATGGCTCAAGCTTTAGGTTATCAATTTATAGATAAAAATGGAAATATCATCGATCATAAACAGACTGGTGCGAGTTCATTAAAAGAAGTAGCTAAAATCGATGCATCTAAGCGTTTAGAAGCCTTAGATGACGTTACAATTATGATTCTATCTGACGTATCCAATCCCTTAGTAGGAAAAAATGGTGCAACTGCCATATATGGACCACAAAAAGGGGTCCCTAAGGATCGGATTGAGGAAATAGATTCATGGATGAAGCAATATGCGGATGTCATTGATGCTTATACTGGAAAGCAAATCTCTGAAATTCCAGGTTCAGGTGCTGCTGGTGGTTTAGGTGCTGGCTTATTGGCTTTCTGTCATACTGAAATCTATCAAGGTATTGACAAAATGTTAGAAATTATCAATTTTGAAGATACGATTAAAGATGCCCATTTAGTTATCACTGGCGAGGGTAGTATTGATGATCAGTCGATTCAAGGCAAAGCACCTATAGGAATTGCAAAAATAGCCAAAAAACTCAATGTTCCCGTTATGGCAATTGTTGGAAGTCGTGAAAATGACTTGACGAAGGTTTATGATGCAGGCTTAGATTTAGTTCTTTCGGTTATCAATCGTCCAATGACATTAGAAGAAGCAATTGAAAACACAGAAGACAATATAATTACTGCTGGTGAAACAGCCATTCGAGCATTTTTATTAGGTAAAAAACGATAA
- the garR gene encoding 2-hydroxy-3-oxopropionate reductase → MKIGFVGLGIMGKPMAINLVKAGHEVFGYDFNQAAIDALVEAGGQGVSSGREAAEKSELVIIMLPNSPHVESALFSENGIAEGLSEGQTVVDMSSISPVASKKFAERLAEQGVNFLDAPVSGGEPGAIEGSIAVMVGGDKEVFDKYYDTLMVMASSVTLVGEVGAGNITKLANQMIVAINIAAISEAYSLAKKADVDPSSVYQAIRTGLAGSKVMEQKSQKIFDGNFDPGFRIELHIKDLQNALDTSKELNVSSPFTALSMEILQSLKAHGHDKEDHSAIARYYELINNQKLQ, encoded by the coding sequence ATGAAAATTGGATTTGTTGGATTAGGAATTATGGGGAAACCAATGGCAATTAATTTAGTTAAAGCTGGACATGAAGTATTTGGCTATGATTTTAACCAAGCGGCGATTGATGCTTTAGTTGAAGCAGGGGGCCAAGGTGTTTCTAGTGGGCGTGAAGCTGCGGAAAAATCTGAACTCGTTATCATTATGTTACCAAATTCACCACATGTTGAATCAGCGTTATTTAGTGAAAATGGGATTGCAGAAGGATTATCTGAGGGACAAACTGTCGTTGATATGAGTTCCATTTCACCAGTTGCCAGCAAAAAATTTGCAGAACGTTTAGCTGAACAGGGTGTGAACTTCTTGGATGCGCCTGTATCTGGTGGTGAACCCGGCGCAATCGAAGGCTCCATCGCTGTTATGGTAGGTGGCGATAAAGAAGTTTTCGATAAATACTATGATACTTTGATGGTTATGGCGTCTAGCGTGACTTTAGTAGGTGAAGTTGGTGCAGGTAACATTACTAAATTAGCAAACCAAATGATCGTTGCTATCAATATCGCTGCTATTTCTGAAGCGTACAGCCTGGCTAAAAAAGCTGATGTTGACCCATCAAGCGTTTACCAAGCAATTCGTACAGGCTTAGCTGGAAGTAAAGTTATGGAACAAAAATCGCAAAAAATCTTTGATGGTAATTTCGATCCAGGATTCCGAATTGAATTACATATTAAAGACTTACAAAATGCTTTAGATACGTCTAAAGAGTTGAATGTTTCATCACCATTTACTGCATTGTCAATGGAAATTTTACAATCATTGAAAGCCCATGGACATGATAAAGAAGATCACAGTGCCATTGCACGTTACTACGAATTAATTAACAATCAAAAATTACAATAA